In the genome of Thiorhodovibrio winogradskyi, the window GGCTGCCGATGCCATGCGCCACGCTTACGCGGTTTCAATCCGCGCCCGGCCAATTGGCCGGGCGATGCTGGTCTGTGGCGCCCGTGTAGGGGCCGGCGAGCAAGTTTCAATCCGCGCCCGGCCAATTGGCCGGGCGATGCCGCGGCAACGCCGACTTTTTCCAGCTCGCCTGCAAGGTTTCAATCCGCGCCCGGCCAATTGGCCGGGCGATGCGCTCCCGCTCGCGCGCCTTAGCTTGGTCGTTATGCGGTTTCAATCCGCGCCCGGCCAATTGGCCGGGCGATGCGCTGCTGGTGCAAGTCCTTGTATTACAATGTCCTTGCGGCGAGCTTGCGCGAACCTGGTCAACAAAGGCTGCTGCCGTTGCGGCTGATGCATGAGAAGAATGCCACTGACCTTAACAATCAGGTGGTTATGGGTTGCGCGAAAGCGTGGGGGACGGGAGTTCGCTTGGGGTTCGCGCATCAGATCACTAATGGGCCTTCAAAATTGGTTGAGCGAAAGCGGCCATATTCCTTGATGCGCAAATCGTGGGGTTCGGTGAGGCGGTAGAAGCGGAGATTATCCTCGGTTTCATCAATTTCCGCGAGGAGTTCGCGCTCGATCTGTTCGTAGAGCATTTGGTCAACCAGGCATTCAAACACCGATTTTTGGACGCGCTGGCCATAACGCTCGCAGACCTTGGCGACTCGGCGCAGACGGCGGCGGCCAGCGGAGGTTTCGGTGGATACGTCGTAGGTGACGATGATGAGCATGGTTAGTTCGTCGCTTTTCTCGGTTAATCAAGTTTTTGCAAGAAAAGGCAGATAACCGTCAAGATCGCCACGCAGGAAGCGGGCGAGGACGCGGGCTTGCACAAAGGGCAGAATGCCGATGGGTACTTTGGTCTCGAGTAGCGGATGGGTGATCTCTTCTAGCTTGCGTTCCTGCCAGGCGGCAACCACCGCGCGGCGGCCTTGGTCGTTAAGCAAGACTGAGCCGCCTTCACGCTGGTCGAAGTCCTTGACGGTGAGTTGCGACCGGTTAATCAGTGTCAGGGCGAAGCGGTCGGCGAGAATGCTGCGAAATTCTTCCTGAATGTCCAAGGCAAGCGCGGCGCGCCCGGGGCGCACGGCGTGCAGAAAGCCGAGTTGAGGATCGAGTCCGATGGATTCGAGTGCAGAGCGGCAGTCATTCATCAACATGGAGTACAGGAACGACAGCACAGCATTCAAGCGGTCACGCGGCGGGCGGCGCGAACGGCCCGGCAGGCTGAAATGCTCGCGCATGGCGGGTTTGACGATGAGTCCGAGGACAGAGAAGTACCGGCGGGCGGCTTCGCCCTCGGTGCCGCGCAGGCTGTCGAGATCTGGGCTGCCGGGCACTGCACGCAGGGAGGCGGCTAGGGATTCGGCGGCGGCGGTCAGTTGCGCGGACTCGTCGGCGTTCTGGGTTTCACGGGCGCCGCGCAGCAAAACGGAGCGGCTGTTGCGCAATTTGCCCGCGATGATGGCACGGGCGATGGTGATGCTCCCGTTCTTGTTCTCGTTCGCGCGGTATTGGGCTTGCCGCAGGAGGATGTTGCCAGACACCGGGCCTTCCAGTCGCGCCTTGAAACGCCCTGAACTGTCAAGCAGAATCAGCGATTTGCCTTCATCGGCAAGACGGTGCATCAGGGCGGGCGAGACCATGATGTTGCCAAAGCAGACCAGGCTGCCGACATGATGCAGGGGCACCCGAAGTCGGGTTTCGCGCTCAATCTCGATGCGCACCGTGGTGTTGTCCAGATGCACATAGGCGCCTGGGGTCATGACGTAAAGGCTGTTTTGCACCTGATAGGTGGTTTGGCTAGCGGGCATGTC includes:
- the cas2 gene encoding CRISPR-associated endonuclease Cas2, with the protein product MLIIVTYDVSTETSAGRRRLRRVAKVCERYGQRVQKSVFECLVDQMLYEQIERELLAEIDETEDNLRFYRLTEPHDLRIKEYGRFRSTNFEGPLVI
- the cas1c gene encoding type I-C CRISPR-associated endonuclease Cas1c translates to MPASQTTYQVQNSLYVMTPGAYVHLDNTTVRIEIERETRLRVPLHHVGSLVCFGNIMVSPALMHRLADEGKSLILLDSSGRFKARLEGPVSGNILLRQAQYRANENKNGSITIARAIIAGKLRNSRSVLLRGARETQNADESAQLTAAAESLAASLRAVPGSPDLDSLRGTEGEAARRYFSVLGLIVKPAMREHFSLPGRSRRPPRDRLNAVLSFLYSMLMNDCRSALESIGLDPQLGFLHAVRPGRAALALDIQEEFRSILADRFALTLINRSQLTVKDFDQREGGSVLLNDQGRRAVVAAWQERKLEEITHPLLETKVPIGILPFVQARVLARFLRGDLDGYLPFLAKT